The following proteins are co-located in the Deinococcus planocerae genome:
- the plsX gene encoding phosphate acyltransferase PlsX yields MTADKVSAGKTNTALPIALDAVGGDHGAPPNVEGAVQAARAGVPVLLVGDRVRLHGELGKHAGSVSLPIDVVDAPDVIGMDEHASDVRGRTGASINVCTRLVKEGRAAAAVSMGHSGATMASALLTLGRVKGVDRPAILTHLPAKTGFVTLLDVGANADVKPGYLAQWARLATVYLRVIEDRADPTVGLLSIGEEDHKGSQTVLEAHALLRELHGQGINFHGNVEGRDIFQGTTDIVVTDGFTGNVVLKLAEGEAKVLFGWVREALGSDLKTKVGGLLVRGALRGLAERMDPSTYGASILLGVRGLAFIGHGSADARAVKNALLRASRAHEANLIARLEAALAPGADA; encoded by the coding sequence ATGACCGCTGACAAGGTAAGCGCCGGGAAGACCAACACCGCCCTGCCCATCGCTCTCGACGCGGTCGGGGGAGACCACGGGGCGCCGCCCAACGTGGAAGGAGCGGTGCAGGCCGCCCGCGCCGGGGTCCCCGTCCTCCTCGTCGGCGACCGGGTGAGGCTCCACGGCGAACTCGGCAAGCACGCGGGGAGTGTGAGCCTCCCCATCGACGTGGTGGACGCCCCCGACGTGATCGGCATGGACGAGCACGCCTCGGACGTGCGGGGCCGCACGGGCGCGAGCATCAACGTCTGTACCCGGCTGGTGAAGGAGGGCCGCGCCGCCGCCGCCGTCAGCATGGGGCACAGCGGCGCCACGATGGCCTCGGCGCTCCTCACCCTGGGGCGGGTGAAGGGGGTGGACCGTCCGGCGATCCTGACCCACCTCCCCGCCAAGACGGGCTTCGTCACCCTGCTCGACGTGGGTGCCAACGCCGACGTGAAGCCGGGGTACCTCGCCCAGTGGGCGCGGCTCGCCACGGTGTACCTGCGGGTGATCGAGGACCGGGCGGACCCCACCGTCGGCCTGCTCTCCATCGGCGAGGAGGACCACAAGGGCAGCCAGACCGTGCTGGAGGCACACGCGCTGCTGCGTGAGCTGCACGGCCAAGGCATCAACTTCCACGGCAACGTCGAGGGCCGCGACATCTTCCAGGGGACGACGGACATCGTGGTGACGGACGGGTTCACCGGGAACGTGGTCCTCAAGCTCGCGGAGGGAGAGGCCAAGGTTCTGTTCGGCTGGGTGCGTGAGGCGCTGGGAAGCGACCTCAAGACGAAGGTGGGCGGCCTGCTCGTGCGCGGCGCCCTGCGCGGGCTCGCCGAGCGGATGGACCCCAGCACCTACGGGGCGAGCATCCTGCTCGGGGTGCGCGGGCTCGCCTTTATCGGGCACGGGAGCGCGGACGCCCGGGCGGTCAAGAACGCCCTGCTGCGGGCCTCGCGGGCGCACGAGGCGAACCTGATCGCGCGGCTGGAGGCGGCGCTGGCTCCGGGGGCGGACGCGTAG
- a CDS encoding mechanosensitive ion channel family protein — MLDELTFQLQKPQVWLGLGLTLVVAYALYRFGRTLLRALAPHVRRSLLTALGWLWLLVVGIGWLAVATRVVYLPSVPFLFDLGGDIVGGFRNSAGQVVVILALALIAWNLIGTLSARIVAEEEFNRRTVRVQTLKGVVESTLKAVVVVIGLIAGLQALGVNATSLLAGVSVLGLAVGFGAQSLIKDVFTGFFILLEDQYGVGDVITVNTGQLSGGVERLNLRVTALRALDGTLHIIPNGQILTVSVSSKDWSRVVATVDVSYGANIDDALRVLEAVGRELHADPEWSTFFLEEPEMQGVTQLTPDGVRLQALFKVQPKSQFALGREFNRRIKIAMDEAGIEIPSPQRKVTLGSAPIELKLTPGGQDDRDPRETQNRTRAPVRVGETRDPEEER; from the coding sequence GTGCTGGACGAACTGACCTTTCAACTGCAAAAGCCCCAGGTGTGGCTGGGCCTCGGCCTCACCCTGGTCGTCGCCTATGCGCTCTACCGCTTCGGGCGGACGCTGTTGCGTGCCCTGGCGCCGCACGTCCGCCGCTCCCTGCTGACCGCGCTGGGGTGGCTGTGGTTGCTCGTGGTGGGGATAGGCTGGCTCGCGGTCGCCACCCGGGTCGTGTACCTGCCCAGCGTGCCCTTCCTGTTCGACCTCGGCGGCGACATCGTGGGGGGCTTTCGCAACAGCGCGGGGCAGGTCGTCGTCATCCTGGCGCTCGCCCTGATCGCCTGGAACCTGATCGGGACCCTCAGCGCCCGCATCGTCGCCGAGGAGGAGTTCAACCGCCGCACCGTGCGGGTCCAGACCCTCAAGGGCGTCGTCGAGAGCACCCTCAAGGCCGTCGTGGTCGTCATCGGATTGATCGCCGGCCTTCAGGCGCTCGGGGTGAACGCGACCAGCCTGCTGGCGGGCGTGTCGGTGCTCGGCCTCGCGGTGGGCTTCGGGGCGCAGAGCCTGATCAAGGACGTGTTCACGGGCTTTTTCATCCTGCTCGAAGACCAGTACGGGGTCGGCGACGTGATCACGGTGAACACCGGACAACTTAGCGGGGGAGTGGAGAGGTTGAACCTGCGCGTGACGGCCCTGCGCGCCCTGGACGGCACCCTGCACATCATTCCCAACGGGCAGATCCTGACCGTCAGCGTGAGCAGCAAGGACTGGTCGCGGGTGGTCGCCACGGTGGACGTGAGCTACGGGGCGAACATCGACGACGCCCTGCGGGTGCTGGAGGCCGTGGGCCGCGAGCTGCACGCCGACCCCGAGTGGAGCACCTTCTTTCTCGAGGAGCCCGAGATGCAGGGGGTTACGCAGCTCACCCCCGACGGCGTGCGGCTGCAAGCCCTCTTCAAGGTGCAGCCCAAAAGCCAGTTCGCCCTCGGGCGCGAGTTCAACCGCCGCATCAAGATCGCCATGGACGAGGCCGGAATCGAGATTCCCTCGCCGCAGCGCAAGGTGACCCTGGGTAGCGCCCCCATCGAACTCAAGCTCACCCCGGGCGGGCAGGACGACCGCGACCCGCGCGAGACCCAGAACCGCACGCGGGCGCCCGTGAGGGTAGGCGAGACGCGGGACCCGGAGGAGGAACGGTAG
- the ftsH gene encoding ATP-dependent zinc metalloprotease FtsH, giving the protein MPPSRPPRRVLAALLALLLAAPAGARQATNAPGPLSAPGQIPPASTGGYTTSRFFEDLRQGEVKSVTLDGAGNASVWLQGATRLRSVVLPPDAATLTRLREAGVPVKVTAGGTPFGWMAQVLPLILTGLILLVLWRSLRGPSGGGAASTFGKSKAAVIAEGQIKLTFADVAGCDEAKQDLQEVVDFLRQPERYHQLGARIPHGVLLVGPPGSGKTLLAKAVAGEAKVPYFSISGSDFVEMFVGVGAARVRDLFEQARKSSPCIVFIDEIDAVGRKRGVNLQGGNDEREQTLNQLLVEMDGFGSGQEVIILAATNRPDVLDAALLRPGRFDRQVVVDAPDVRGREQILRIHARTKPLDPSVDLGVVARRTAGMVGADLENLLNEAALQAARAGRSRITGRDVDEARDRVLMGPERRSLVVREADRKVTAYHEVGHALAAQLLPHANRVAKLTVVPRGRAAGFMMPDADDRLHVTRPALEDMIAVALAGRAAEEVVYGEVTTGAQNDFQQATNIARRMVTEWGMSGRLGKVALATDDGSFLGGGPHALPMSEATAYVVDEEVRALIDAAYARTLALMREHLHRMHEIVTVLMRRETLSGEEFSTLLAGGTLEEVPPPSGAGLTPLPA; this is encoded by the coding sequence ATGCCCCCCTCCCGCCCCCCGCGCCGTGTGCTGGCGGCGCTGCTGGCCCTCCTGCTCGCCGCCCCCGCCGGGGCCCGGCAGGCGACGAATGCTCCCGGCCCCCTCAGCGCCCCCGGCCAGATCCCCCCGGCCTCCACGGGCGGGTACACCACCAGCCGCTTTTTCGAGGACCTGCGCCAGGGCGAGGTCAAGTCCGTCACCCTCGACGGCGCGGGCAATGCCAGCGTCTGGTTGCAGGGGGCCACGCGGCTGCGCTCGGTCGTCCTGCCCCCCGACGCCGCCACCCTGACCCGGCTGCGGGAGGCGGGCGTGCCGGTCAAGGTCACGGCGGGCGGCACCCCCTTCGGCTGGATGGCCCAGGTGCTTCCCCTGATCCTCACCGGCTTGATCCTGCTCGTCTTGTGGCGCAGCCTGCGTGGCCCGTCGGGGGGCGGCGCCGCGAGCACGTTCGGCAAGTCGAAGGCGGCGGTGATCGCCGAGGGCCAGATCAAGCTGACCTTTGCGGATGTGGCCGGTTGCGACGAGGCCAAGCAGGACTTGCAGGAAGTCGTCGACTTCCTGCGCCAACCCGAACGCTACCACCAGCTCGGCGCCCGCATCCCCCACGGCGTGCTCCTCGTCGGCCCCCCCGGCTCCGGCAAGACCCTCCTTGCGAAAGCCGTCGCAGGTGAGGCCAAGGTGCCGTACTTCTCGATCTCGGGTTCGGACTTCGTGGAGATGTTCGTCGGGGTGGGGGCAGCCCGGGTCCGTGACCTGTTCGAGCAGGCGCGCAAGAGTTCTCCGTGCATCGTCTTCATCGACGAGATCGACGCGGTGGGTCGTAAGCGTGGCGTGAATCTGCAAGGGGGCAACGATGAGCGCGAACAGACCCTGAACCAGTTGCTGGTGGAGATGGACGGGTTCGGCAGCGGGCAGGAGGTGATCATCCTGGCGGCGACCAATAGGCCGGATGTGCTGGACGCAGCCCTGCTGCGTCCGGGGAGATTCGACCGTCAGGTCGTCGTCGATGCCCCCGACGTACGCGGCAGGGAACAGATTCTCAGGATTCACGCGCGGACCAAGCCGCTCGATCCCAGCGTCGATCTCGGGGTGGTGGCACGGAGAACGGCGGGGATGGTGGGGGCGGATCTGGAGAACCTGCTCAACGAGGCGGCGTTGCAGGCGGCCCGGGCGGGGCGCAGCCGGATCACGGGGCGGGATGTGGACGAGGCCAGAGACCGGGTGTTGATGGGCCCCGAACGCCGCAGTCTGGTCGTCAGGGAAGCCGACCGCAAGGTGACGGCGTATCACGAGGTCGGTCACGCTCTCGCCGCCCAGCTTCTGCCCCACGCGAACCGGGTCGCCAAGCTCACCGTCGTGCCGCGGGGTCGGGCGGCGGGGTTCATGATGCCGGACGCCGACGACCGACTGCACGTGACGCGCCCGGCGCTGGAGGACATGATCGCCGTGGCGCTGGCGGGCCGCGCCGCCGAGGAGGTCGTGTACGGCGAGGTGACGACGGGGGCCCAAAACGACTTCCAGCAGGCCACGAACATCGCCCGCCGCATGGTCACCGAGTGGGGCATGAGCGGGAGATTGGGTAAGGTGGCCCTCGCCACCGACGACGGAAGCTTCCTGGGCGGCGGCCCCCACGCCCTTCCCATGAGCGAGGCGACGGCCTACGTGGTGGACGAGGAAGTCCGCGCCCTGATCGACGCGGCCTACGCCCGCACCCTCGCCCTGATGCGCGAGCACCTCCACCGGATGCACGAGATCGTCACGGTCCTGATGCGCCGCGAAACGCTGAGCGGCGAGGAATTCTCCACCCTGCTCGCCGGGGGCACGCTGGAGGAGGTGCCGCCCCCGAGCGGCGCGGGCCTGACGCCACTGCCCGCCTGA
- a CDS encoding DUF4384 domain-containing protein — MRTALLLGSLALGLSACTVSVRSNVGLVGGNLISDVRPDRGEGGSYFVGDPVRISVTTRAAGYVTLVALQPNGFASTLARNVYVNPGTTVFPRAQDGVTYNVAPPRGLQRVRVLFTRVRPTTDIVLSGVYTGDRLNVATNQYLTPYAPADRDVQETYFYIR; from the coding sequence ATGCGCACCGCACTTCTGCTCGGCTCGCTGGCCCTGGGGCTCAGCGCCTGCACCGTCTCTGTCCGGTCGAACGTGGGTCTGGTGGGGGGCAACCTGATCTCGGACGTGCGCCCCGACCGCGGCGAGGGCGGGAGCTACTTCGTGGGCGACCCCGTGCGGATCAGCGTGACCACGCGCGCCGCCGGGTACGTGACGCTGGTGGCCCTCCAGCCCAACGGGTTCGCGAGCACCCTGGCCCGCAACGTCTACGTGAACCCCGGCACCACCGTCTTCCCGCGCGCGCAAGACGGCGTGACCTACAACGTGGCCCCGCCGCGCGGCCTCCAGCGGGTCCGGGTGCTCTTCACCCGCGTGCGCCCGACCACCGACATCGTGCTCAGCGGCGTGTATACCGGCGACCGCCTCAACGTCGCCACCAACCAGTACCTCACGCCCTACGCGCCCGCCGACCGCGACGTGCAGGAGACGTACTTCTACATCCGCTGA
- a CDS encoding nucleotide pyrophosphohydrolase, producing the protein MSLTFAEAGERVHAYVSQFEEGYFPPLLLLARLTEETGEVARVLAHQNGKTPKPGEEGGDLEMELADLLFVMVCLANRQGLSLERGFTRMMEKVETRDAARWTKKQSGE; encoded by the coding sequence ATGAGTCTGACCTTTGCCGAAGCGGGTGAGCGGGTGCACGCCTACGTCTCGCAGTTCGAGGAGGGCTACTTCCCGCCCCTCCTCCTGCTCGCGCGCCTGACCGAGGAGACCGGGGAGGTCGCCCGCGTCCTCGCGCACCAGAACGGCAAGACGCCCAAGCCCGGCGAGGAGGGCGGCGACCTGGAGATGGAACTCGCCGACCTCCTCTTCGTGATGGTGTGCCTCGCCAACAGGCAAGGTCTGAGCCTGGAGCGCGGCTTCACACGCATGATGGAGAAGGTCGAGACGCGCGACGCGGCCCGCTGGACGAAAAAGCAGTCCGGGGAATGA
- a CDS encoding YfiT family bacillithiol transferase codes for MPDPSPTDLPQTDLRSPLGPMPQPFTLTPQERAGALAAIRALPGELRGAVTGLPDAGLDTPYREGGWTVRQVVHHVADSHLNAVVRLKLALTEERPTVKPYEEGLWAELADVRLPLEPSLMVLDGLHARWAAVLGSLTPQDWAREWTHPAHGHTFTVDTLAAMYAWHGRHHALHITGLRQRRGW; via the coding sequence GTGCCCGACCCCTCCCCGACCGACCTCCCCCAGACCGACTTACGCTCCCCCCTCGGCCCGATGCCCCAGCCCTTCACGCTGACGCCCCAGGAGCGGGCGGGGGCCCTCGCCGCCATCCGCGCCCTGCCCGGCGAGCTGCGCGGCGCCGTCACAGGCCTCCCCGACGCCGGGCTCGACACCCCGTACCGCGAGGGAGGCTGGACGGTGCGGCAGGTCGTCCACCACGTCGCCGACAGCCACCTGAACGCGGTGGTCCGCCTCAAACTCGCCCTCACCGAGGAGCGCCCGACGGTCAAGCCGTACGAGGAGGGCCTGTGGGCCGAACTCGCCGACGTGCGGCTGCCCCTCGAACCCTCCCTGATGGTGCTGGACGGCCTGCACGCGCGCTGGGCGGCGGTGCTGGGGAGCCTGACCCCGCAGGACTGGGCGCGCGAGTGGACCCACCCGGCGCACGGCCACACCTTCACGGTGGATACCCTGGCGGCGATGTACGCCTGGCACGGGCGGCACCACGCCCTGCACATCACCGGGCTGCGGCAGAGGCGGGGCTGGTAG
- the era gene encoding GTPase Era has product MTDPISSPESGGATTSNETHSGFIAIVGKPNVGKSTLLNAFLGTKVAPTSPRPQTTRRGVRGIYTTETRQIVFVDTPGLHKPKDALGKYMNSEVQSALADVDVIVWVVDLRRPPSDEDELVARQVRDLPKPLFLVGNKTDAAKYPDEAMKLYRALLEGRAGETQETMLSAQNNPAAVATLREQLLDVLPENPFFFPNSGASDQTREQWAAEIIREEAMKKLREELPYSVATRVNGWTEREDGLVRIEGELIVEKNAHKGMVIGAGGKQLREIGQAARKQLEVFLDRKVFLGLEVIVIPGWREDEEALRELGYE; this is encoded by the coding sequence ATGACGGACCCCATCTCCTCCCCCGAATCCGGCGGGGCGACCACCTCCAACGAGACGCACAGCGGCTTCATCGCCATCGTCGGCAAGCCGAACGTCGGCAAGAGTACGCTCCTCAACGCCTTCCTGGGCACCAAGGTGGCCCCCACCAGCCCGCGCCCGCAGACGACGAGGCGGGGCGTGCGCGGCATCTACACGACCGAGACCCGGCAGATCGTCTTCGTGGACACGCCGGGCCTGCACAAGCCCAAAGACGCCCTCGGCAAGTACATGAACAGCGAGGTCCAGAGTGCCCTGGCCGACGTGGACGTCATCGTCTGGGTGGTGGACCTGCGCCGCCCGCCCTCGGACGAGGACGAACTCGTCGCCCGGCAGGTGCGCGATCTGCCCAAGCCCCTCTTCCTGGTGGGCAACAAGACGGACGCCGCCAAGTACCCCGACGAGGCGATGAAGCTCTACCGCGCGCTGCTGGAGGGCCGCGCGGGCGAGACGCAGGAGACGATGCTCAGCGCGCAGAACAACCCGGCGGCGGTCGCCACGCTGCGCGAGCAACTGCTCGACGTGCTGCCCGAGAACCCCTTTTTTTTCCCGAACTCGGGGGCGTCGGACCAGACGCGCGAGCAGTGGGCCGCCGAGATCATCCGCGAGGAGGCGATGAAGAAGCTGCGCGAGGAGCTGCCCTACTCGGTCGCCACCCGCGTCAACGGCTGGACCGAGCGCGAAGACGGCCTCGTCCGCATCGAGGGCGAGCTCATCGTCGAGAAAAACGCCCACAAGGGCATGGTGATCGGCGCGGGCGGCAAGCAACTGCGCGAGATCGGGCAGGCCGCGAGAAAGCAGCTCGAAGTCTTCCTCGACCGCAAGGTCTTCCTGGGCCTGGAGGTCATCGTGATCCCCGGCTGGCGCGAGGACGAGGAGGCGCTGCGGGAACTGGGGTACGAGTAA
- a CDS encoding SDR family NAD(P)-dependent oxidoreductase, whose protein sequence is MSSPTSPTPRPGPPTALVTGASGGIGEEIARHLAARGANLVLVARREEQLRALADELTSQRGIQAHPLALDLTRDGAGAWLEGELASRGLTVDLLVNNAGFGGYGEFHTQDPGEIARMVQVNVAILTDLSRRFLPGMVERRRGRLLNVASTAAFQPGPLMAVYYASKAYVLSLSEALGEELRGTGVSVTALCPGPVETGFQDAARLGQSRLLQGPARATMLSAREVARQGVEAMLAGQAVVVPGRLNQLQVLGPRLLPRGVMTRIIKGVQARRK, encoded by the coding sequence ATGTCTTCCCCCACCTCCCCCACCCCCCGGCCCGGTCCCCCCACCGCCCTCGTCACCGGCGCGAGCGGCGGCATCGGCGAGGAGATCGCCCGGCACCTCGCCGCCAGGGGCGCGAACCTCGTCCTGGTGGCCCGCCGCGAGGAGCAGTTGCGGGCGCTGGCGGACGAGCTGACGAGTCAGCGCGGGATTCAGGCCCACCCCCTCGCGCTCGACCTGACCCGCGACGGCGCGGGCGCGTGGCTGGAGGGCGAACTCGCCTCGCGCGGGCTGACGGTGGACCTGCTCGTCAACAACGCGGGCTTCGGCGGCTACGGCGAGTTCCACACCCAGGACCCCGGCGAGATCGCCCGGATGGTGCAGGTCAACGTCGCCATCCTGACCGACCTGAGCCGCCGCTTCCTGCCCGGCATGGTGGAGCGCCGCCGGGGCCGCCTTCTCAACGTCGCCAGCACCGCCGCCTTCCAGCCGGGGCCGCTGATGGCGGTGTACTACGCCTCGAAGGCCTACGTCCTGTCCCTCAGCGAGGCCCTGGGCGAGGAGCTGCGGGGCACGGGCGTCTCGGTCACCGCCCTGTGTCCCGGTCCGGTCGAGACGGGCTTTCAGGACGCGGCGCGGCTGGGGCAGAGTCGGCTGCTCCAGGGTCCTGCCCGCGCGACCATGCTGAGTGCCCGGGAGGTCGCCCGGCAGGGGGTGGAGGCCATGCTCGCCGGGCAGGCGGTCGTGGTGCCGGGGCGGCTCAACCAGCTTCAGGTGCTGGGCCCCCGCCTCCTGCCGCGCGGGGTGATGACCCGGATCATCAAGGGAGTGCAGGCGCGGAGGAAGTGA